Genomic window (Cryptococcus neoformans var. grubii H99 chromosome 9, complete sequence):
CTTCTGAGGAAGTAATGAAGGGTGCGAGCCAGCGAatgagagggagagggcAATGTTGCCTATGTACCCCTCTGCAGAGGTCAGACGGTTGGTTATCCGGATGTTTCCCGCGGGTTTGATggtaaaagaagaagggtcgAGGGCAGTGATGGCAAAAACGTATTCTTCCCTGTATTTTGGATCGGTAGATGTGGAGGCTCGTGGAATGCTATGGCTTCCGTTAGGGGATTTATTGTAGTATACGCAGACTATTCAGTTCACCTAGATCGGATATAACGGTTCTGGAAGGATTCTTTGATATcagaaatggaaggtgaTCCGTATCTGTGTCGATAAATTATTAGTTAATTGTTGACAAGCAAAGGCCAACAATAGTAGCCTGACTTACAGCTGGGTCCTTTGTACAGTCGGCTCCATTTTTATTTTCCTTATCCCAGTCGTATCTCCAATCTCTACCTGGCGCAAGCGAAGTCGGGGTGTTTGTAAAGCAAACTTTCTACATGAAGGGGTTAAGAAGGCGTTGAGAATCGGCCGAGTCTAACAAATCGTCCTCGAGTTTCAGCCACAAAAAAGCACAATGGGTTCAGGACTTACCTTGTCATCTAGGATATACCAAGATGGTAAGGAAAATGTCCTACaccccttcttcagctcATTACCCCACTTGGCCTTCTCTTCAGGAGTCTCAGGCGGAGGGGCAGGTTCTTCATCAGGAATATTGCCTAATAAGGGGTTTACTCCGCCAGATGCCTGGTAAACAAAGTTAAACGATTTGCGATTATGGGATTTGAACTAACATaccttgctcttccccttcttcttctttttcttcttcttgttctttaCTGATGACTCTCCATCAGGAGCTGGAACGTCTTCCGTTTCACTTTCTCCTGCAGAATCTTCACCCTCTCTGAGCTTCACTTCCAGCTTgacttcctccatctttttTTCTAAGGTGGTCACCATTTTGAATTCCTCTTCGAAAAAAATTTAGCCTTGAGAGGTTAAGCCTACGCAGTGACCTGAGCAGCCTTTGAATGTTTTTCGACCttaatctcctcttcagaGGAACAAAAGGTACGACCGACGAAAACACAAAAAGTGGAGGTAATTTACGTAAGCCTCCACTTCTCATAATGAAAAGTCTGGCACCCAGATGTTGTTACTCAGCACAATGTCTGTCCGCATGGGGGGGGGTTCAGTTGTgcgctttttttttgctttccAATTATCGACTCTATAACCACAATCAAATACAATGGCCGACCATATCCAATGGTTCCTTCTCCGTGGTGGCCCAATTCCTGCCGATATCCAAGCTACCTCGCCCAGAATAAAAGAACTGGCTACAAGCTTGGCCGACGCTGACTTCAAATTCGTTCTTCTGTCTTCCGAATCTCGAGCTGCTTTGTCATCCGCATCAAACTTGTTCGATGGATTCAACGTCGCTGGTCCATCTTCAGAATCATCTGCCAACGTTGACCCAATAATCAAACTGATCACCGCTAtcgcccttcttcattcattcGTGCAAATCAACTGGACAGGTCCCGACCTTTCGTTTACCCCTCTTGACGTTCTTGacgcctcttccagctccaTTGAAAACCTCAATGCCGCGTCTCTGCCTTTCCTTACCCTCCATGGCGAACCAGCCTACCATCTTTCCCAACAttctgtcttcttcctcctggcCCGACGATTattcctttctcttgaaGCCGACTCAAACGCGTTGCCCACATTGCCCCTTTGGCTTCTTCGACTCCATCTCGTtcacctttctctccttgaTGAACCTGTCAGCCAACCAGAAACGCTTCTTGATTCAATCAAGACTCTGTTAGACAATCCTGCCGTCCAGGCGGATCAAGATCTTATTGCTCAGATTCATCTCGAGCTTGGTCTCCTACATTATTCCCTTGGTACCGACAAACATGCCAATCAGGAATTTTTGACCGCAGCTAAGGCTAGCGGGCTAGAATTTGAGCTTACTGGAGCtttgggaaagaagacgaaatACCAGGTGGCTGCCCACAGTCAGTTGGTCCTTTTGGCTGAATCCAGGAAGCGCGATGGCGAAAATGACGaggtggagaaagagagtgctgctgaagaaaaggcgGTCTTGCCTGAAAGCTTGCTCTTGAATGATGACACCCTTTTGGAAGAGACAGAATTCACGAAGGTCACTCGCGAcacatcttccaccactcGCCTTGCTCATCTTGACCCTTCAGCCCAGCCAGCTCTCCACCCTCTTGATCAgtctcttctcatctccttctgtcTTGCGCAATCTAACAACACTCCTTCATCAGGATTGACTGCACAGCAAATGAtgcctttcctttctcgtGTCATCTCTCATCCACGTAACTGGTCTGTGCACACCACTGCCCTTCTACTTCGTTCAAGGTTGGAAGCCACCAGATCACGAACCGTTGAACGATCAACTCTTCAGCTCCAAGCTCTCATCGACCAAATGCCCACTAGCGACTCAGAACCTAAGGAGAGGTTGAGGTACTTCCATCAACTGCCTTTGCCTAGCAAATGGGAAATGGAACGCGAGTTGGCTAAGAGGTTTATGAGTGTCGGCGTTATCCGTAGTGCCCTCGAAATTTTCACTAGGCTCGAAATGTGGGAGGATGCCATTATGTGTATGCAGAAGATGgataaggaggaggaagccATTGATATCGTGAAGGATTTGCTGGCGGGCAAAAAGGTCGAATCGGATCTCATGCCCACTCTTGGTCGAGCCAATATCAGCGAGAGTCGCAAGCAGAAGCTTACCGCTGCCAGGGAAGGCAAACTTTGGTGTTTGCTTGGCGACCTTTGTCTCGGTACAGAGGCTGCCCAGCGCGATCCGTCTTCAGCTCGAGAGACTGCAGTCGAGTATTACGAAAAGGGTTGGGAAGTTTCGGAGCACACGTCTTCTCGAGCCATGCGGTCTCTTGGTTCTCTCTACATGGGCACACAAGAGTACGAAAAGGCTATCGCCTGCTTCAATTCTGCCCTTGAGATCAACCCTCTCTACGCACGAGTGTGGTTCACGCTCGGTGTGGCGTTCCTAAGATTGGAAAAGTGGAAGGATGCTAGGGATGCGTTTAGGAAACAAGTGGGtgtcgacgaggatgacGCGGAAGGTTGGAACAATTTGGCTGCTGTCTATCTgagattggaagaagaaggctttcCAAAGGACCAAGTAAGTCATATTCCGATATATCTTAATCAGCTTGTATTAACGAATGGCAGCTTCCTCCACCCGTGTCGTATGAGAACAAGCTTCTTGCCTTCCGAGCTCTTCGTCAAGGTCTCCGATACGCGTACGCCAATTGGCGAATGTGGCAGAACTATATGATCGTAGCCATTGACGTTGGAGAGCTTTCCGAAGCCGCCCGTGCCATGACTCGTATTGTTGAAGAACTTGCGAACCGGGACCCTGAGCATGCTATTGATGCGGACGTTCTTGACAAGCTTGTGGACAGTGTAACCCGAGATGACTTCTCATTAAGCAAAGACGAATCCACTAAAGTCGTCCCCAAGACCTCGAACGAAGGCTTCGGTCTTTTGCCCATCGTGGAAAGATTGTTTGATGTGGTCATCTTGCCTCGTATCTCTGATTCACCACGAGTTTGGCGCACACATGCGAGGCTCTTgcgatggaaggaagattgGGAGGGTGCTATGGAAGATTATCTTCGAGCCTGGAGATTTGGCCCTGTGCAGGATGAGACTGTAGAGAGGGATCTGGGTAAATGGAAGGACGCAGTGGGAGAATTGGAAGATTTGGTTGCGGTTCTGAGCGTTTTAGGACCTAAGGCCAAGGCGGcgcaagaagagcaaggagaaaagaagaaaaagggagaCTGGAAGTTCCAAGCGAGAGGTTTAGTGAGGACATTTATGGGAAGAACGAAAGAATCGTAAGTGCTACTTATAATACGCATGGATCAGAGCTAACTGAGGTGTAGATTcgaaggggagaaggactGGCAGAGACTGCAAGATCTTatggaagagttgaagagGTCGGACTAATATCTATATTTAGTATATTACTTGCCGTACATCATATATGTGGCCTCTGGGCAGCCTTATGGATTATTAGCATCTCATTATAATATTCTCCACTGATCGACTGCGGATCCGCGCGCAAAAAGACAGCCGCGTCATCTGAAAATTGgacttctttcttctcccgcTAAAGGCGTACTGTTCCCAATTAAAGGTAGTTCCATACCTTTCAATTCAGGGTTGGTTTGATCTCCGCTTTATTCTGGTCCCAATTCGCCGCTAAAGGTGCTACGAAAACGTGTTCGTGATGATACTAACACTAATCTAGACGCCGTGCGAGCTGTGAGAGAACTTTCTTTCAGCTATCTCTACAGAGTATAAATGTCTTCACCGCCTTCAgactttccttctttctccttcttccctcctccctaAAGTTCACCGATTTGAATACTTACTGTAATATCTCTCAATTATAGTTCACTTTCTCTCAAAAATGGCCGCCCATTCCATCCTTGCTCTCGTCTTGGGGGCTGCTGTAGCCCAAGCTATTCAGATCACTGCTCCTTCCAACTCGTCTGGATGGGGTACCCATGGTTCGCAGCTCATCCAATGGACTGTAAGTCCCTCATCTGACTGACTGTCGTCGAATTTAGCTTTCCTGTTCGGTACTCGCATACCCTTTATTACCCCATTGCTGACGTTATCATACAGTCTGTCAGCACCGACCCCATGAACTTTACTATTGCCATCTCCAAGCCTAATTCGTCTTCGCGCACAGATATTGTCACCACTGCTGTCAACACCACTGATGACTCTTACATCTACATGCCGTCTAGCGATCTCAAGGCCGGCGACGGTTACAGGATCAGTTTCACTTCTTCTGACGGTGGTATTTTGGCTCAGAGCGATGAGTTCAGCATCACTGATGGTACTTCGTAAGTTTTTTACCCTAGGACAGTCAACAAGCAGGtgtcttcctccctctcttaTCAGGGTCGTACCTATCTGGTCAATTGGTTTTCGAGTGATAAAGTTAAGAGCTGACTCATGCTCGCATCAGCACCGTTTCTGCCACTGCTTCGGCCAACTCCTCAACCACTAGCGGTTCGAGAACTTCCGTCAGCTTAATTGATGTGTCTCATACCAGCAAGGTAAGGTTTGTGGCGTCTTGGTTTGATGAGCATACTGCTGACGAGATAACAGGCTGCTTCCGCCACTCAGTCCTCTGGTGCCGAACGACTCGCCACTGTCACTACAGGTCTCCTGATGCTCGCTGGTGGAGCCCTAGCCATGCTCGCCTGAGCTAAATAACAATTCGAGGGAGATTAGTGTTGTCATTATAGAATTGTGCATAGCATGACTGTGATATGTTACGCGATGGACATTCTGATGTGCAATTTGTGTCTTTATGAGACTTATATAATTTAGCAACACATGGTCAATGCAAATGGATAACGaccaacctcttcttctaaGTTTActgctttttcttctcgtccACAACCTCTAGCTCTTCCCTTTGcctctcaatctcctcgtcGGTGGGTTGAGTGCTTTCGGTGAGCTGGGCTTGCCATAATCTGTGATACACTCCTCCTGGCATCGCCAAGAGTTGTTCATGAGTACCCTGTTCAGCAACATAACCGTCCTGAAGGACAATGATCAGGTCCGCATCTGATATTGTCCTCAAACTATCGTTTTATTTAGCTCTGGAAGCTGTAGGTAGCCGTGGAATACTCACCGATGAGCGATAAACACACTGGTTTTGCCCTGCCCTGTCAAGATGGAGTTGATGTTCCTCATCAACTCTGTCTCGGTATATACATCAAGTGCGCTGGTGGCTTCATCAAAGAATAAAACAGGAGGATCCTTCAACAACACCCTCGCAACAGCCAATCGTTGTTTCTCTCCACCAGAAATCATCAATCCACGCTCTCCAACCTTGGTGGCATATTTTTCCGGCAAACGCTGGATTGTTCCTTCCACGTGAGCCTTTCGCGCGGCTTCATAGACCTGTTCATCTGTAGCCTCGAGATTACCGTAACGAATGTTGTGGAGGATATCCGCGTGAAAGAGGGGAGTGTCTTGCGGGACAACACCGATAGATCGACGGAGAGAGTCGAGAGTCACAGTTTTGATGTCTTGTCCGTCGATCAGAATTTGACCAGAATTGGAATCGtagaagcggaagaggagccgGAAGACGGTGGATTTGCCGCACCCAGATGGACCAACGATGGCTACTTTCTGACCGGCTGGGATCTTGAAAGAAAGGTCGCGGAAGATAGGGCGTTCAGGATGGTAGGCAAAAGCAACATTCCGGAACTCAATCTCTCCACCCTTGAGATGAAGCGGTTTAGCAGTAGGTGTGTCTTTGATCGCAGAATTAAGAGACTGTAGGTTAAACATGACATCCATGTCGATAAGGCTTTGACGAAGTTCGCGGTAGACTGTGCCGAGGAAGttgaggggaagggaaagctGGAAGACGAGTTGGTTTACGAGGACGAGGTCACCCACAGTCATAGTACCTGCAAGTTCAATGAGTCATTATATGAGCATAGTCAAATAGAGAATAGAGTGGACATACCCTTGACAATCCCCTGAGCACCAAGCAACATCATCATGGTCAAGGCGCtagagaagatgaaatttTGGCCAGAATTGAGAGCAGCAAGAGAAGTTGCAATCTTGACAGAAGCCTTTTCATAAGCTTTGAGGGTGGTATCATACTGTGCTACCTCGTACTTCTCGTTGTTAAAAGACTATGATAGTGTCAGTTCTTGTTCTGTGCCAATACTGCCAAACGAACCTTGACAGCCTCATAATTGATCAAGCTGTCTACCGCAACTGTCGCACCCTTGTTATCGGCAGCGTTTGCCTGTTTCCTGAACGTTGTCCTCCAAGCTGTTGTCTTTATGGTGAACCAAGTGTAGAGGAGCATGGTAATCGCAGTAACGGCTGCAAAATCCCAGCCAAATTTCCATGAGAGGATACCACAGACCATGGAAATCTCGAGAGCAGTAGGGATCACGTGGAAGACTATagaggaaaggatgaaggagataCCCCTGAGTGCATGATTAGCTAATGCCGCCAAGTAGGTGAACTGGCGTACTTAGTTCCACGGTCGATGGCTCGGGTGAGACCGCCAGTTTGACGCTCCAGATGAAACTTCATATCCATATTCAAGAGGTGCTCGAAAGTCTCTCGGGCCACTTTTCGGATTGCATTCTGGGCGACAGAGGCAAAAACTGCGTTTCGAAGCTCTCCAAAGAGGGTGGTCAAGATTCTCGCGGCGCCATCTAAGAAGAATTAAGACGAATTAGAATGTCTCTGGACAGGTAAAAATATAGAATGGCACTTACATCCTGCGATACTTGCACCGGCCAAAACCCAAACTGTAGTTGACTCTGTTATGGGCACGTTCAAGCTGTCTACAATagtcttgaagaagaatggcaCTTGTACGTTCAAGACCTTGCCCGCAACAAGTAACGTCAGAGCACCAATGACGCGAAATTTAACATTAGGGTTGTTCTTCGGCCAGATATTACCAGCCAGCTTGACAATGATAGACCAGTCTGTCTTATCTTGTGACTCGGTAGCGATGGGTTTGGAGGTATTAAGAGAGGTAGGGGGAGTGGTCGAAGCTTTTGAAGGTACGGTTGGGGATTGAGAGGTCGTACgtggtgatggtggggGTGAAGTTTGGCGCCGATGTGATGTCGAAAAGAAGGCTAATGATTGACGATGTAGCCCATGCCTTGGCAGCTGCcctgaaaaggaagagacCGAAGGTAAACGTTTACCCAAGGCATCCCCGCCATGTATTTGTGCTGTATAGACCCTCTTAAAGCATGACGTAGTCATGGTCGTAAATGAGCCTGAAAAGGCTGCTGGGGTGAAAAGAGCATGTCGACTGCAGGAGCCGAAGCCCATTTTGAGTGTGGGAGGGTTTCAGAGCCGGTGGAGAGGTATGTGGAATAGAAAGGTCGTCAACGGAGAGTCAAGGTATTTTATCTGATAGAACGAGGAACGCGCTATTAATGCTTGTAAATAAAATCCCGAAGTAATCAAAGGCGCAAAGCACGCAGAATGCAAATTATtaatgatgatgactgATCATGATCGTTCCTGGTGCGACCGGTGGCCGCCGGCTGAGAATCCACAATGTGCCACCTGGCCATAACGCCGACCCATGTCCGAGAGTAACGCCGGCTGACCGTTCCCGGAGTGGGCGCGGCCGGTAACTAGAGGGGGCCGAAGGATCCACTGCTCTTCTCTATCTGTGATATACCGCCCGATCGTATCGTGGACAAGCAATCACGTTAATCCCGATTCATTTAATTATATACCATTGAGGTGCCCGACTTACTGCAGCTACTTCTTTCTTACTGCCATTTCCATCACTGCTCTTCCACCCCGCGTACGTCAACCTCTCGCCACCCATCCAACAATGAAGCGCGCTTGGGACGGTTCTTCGTCAAACTCCTTTTCCAACGGGGACTCTGCCCAGCAGTCAACCAACTCGGACCAAGTATGGGTGCAGATGCCGTCACATCCGTACGCAGCAGCCTACTCTTCCATGGCCAACCCATTCACGCCCTCGCCTTTACACAGCTCAACGACGTTTGATGCCCAAACACTTAACTCAGCCAGTGCGAATGCAAGTGCGAGTGGTAGACAGGAGAAGCGACCCAGGACAGGAGGGTcagatgggaagaagaattcACCGCAGGGCCAAACTAAGGATGGTGATAGTGAGGGAGAcggggatgatgacgatgacgacgatgatgagaacGACGACGAATCCGGGGAAAACAAAGGTGCATTCAATAAAAAGAATAACAGCACAAAAGTGGTGAAAGGTCCGGATGGGAAATCAAAGACTAAATTGACAAGAGGATCGAGGTGAGTGCTCATTTGTGCTTGTGCAAATGGTCGCTGACATTCTACAGAGCCTGCGTTGCGTTAGTCGCTTGGAAGATGGTCCTTGCAATTTACTAATATCTGTACAGTTGCCGAAAGATCAAGATGAGATGTATTCCGGACGATTCAGCAGCAGGTCAAGGAAACGGCATTTGCAAGGCAAGTTTGGATTTATATACCGGTCATTTTCGGCTACCTTTTCTGCACCAGCTGACACCAGCCTCAGCGCTGCAAAGCTGGAGGACACGAGTGTATCTTTGAAGAATCCAACCGAGGCAAGAGGAGTTCGCGGAAAAATGAGGCTATGGCTGCAAAACTCTCAAAAATGGAGGCTGCATTGAAGAATATTGGCGTCGCGCTGAGCAATATCGATCACTCTTCTCTCgaatccttctcttccgccCTGCATTCTTCCACTGATGACCCTGATGTGATCAGTCTCATCACCTCGCACGCCCCTGTAACGCCTAGTCCTGCGGTCGCTATGGACCGAAGCTCTTTTTCCAGTTCTTTTGGTGACCGCACACATGATATATCTCACGAGGCCGGACATACTGCACAACcgcctctttctccccgGCTCCACTCTTTGCCCGATAACGTTCTATCTCCTCTGGGTCTATTGGCAGAAGCCTCACTGCAAAATGACACTTCCAAGCGAAATCTCACCAAGGGGTTCGGAACAGCGAATGGCTTGGGGAAATCTTTGGCCCGGCCCTTTTCAGGCGAACGTCTTCAAGAGCAACGGAGTGGCAATGTCTCAATGAATGGTGCAGCTACTTTTAGAATGGCGACGAGCGATGTAAGGGGTGGACaagttgaagatgacgagcaTTTCGGCGTTGATCATGGGTTGGGCGTTTCCGGTCAGAATTATTTTAAGCCTGGAGCGTCTGTCGCATTCTTGCCTTCCATGCCCGCAGATCATAGGGTGCCGGAATTGTTGACTATTCTAACGAGGGATGAAATTGGGGAGCTATTTGATATCTTTTTCGATCATAGTGAGTTGGCACAGCTAACACGTGCAGAGTAATACTGACTTTTTGAAGTGTCTTTCCATGTGCCTTTGGTCTATAAAGAATTCCATACCCCAGATCTAGTACTCCAAAGGAGTCAGTTCCTGTGTACAGTGTGAGTACTTCGTCCAGCCACCATCTTCTGGTTACAATACTAACATATTCCTAGTATATGTGCCATTGCCGCAAGATTTTATCGCAAAAAGCCCGAACTTCACCATTCACTTTCTGCTTATGCTAAACGTCTTGCTTTCGAAGTCCCTTCTCGCGGATACAAGAGTGTCGAGGTGGTACAAGCCTATCTTCTGTTGTCCCTTTGGACTTTAGGGCCCGAAAAGACATTTGAGCAAGACAGGACCTGGTTGATGCTGGGCATGGCTATTCGCATGGCTACCGATCTCAATCTTCATCGGAAAAGCATCATGTCCAATCTCGACACTGAAGAGGGTCGGGCACGCGATCTTGAGATTATTAACCGCGAACGATGCTGGCTGCATTGTTTCGTCTTGGACCGGTCTCTTTCGGCGCAGATGGGCAAGCCGTACAGTTTACGGGAGGATTATATCATCCGGAATGCGTGTGAATCAGTGTGGCATCAGCAAAAGTTCTCTCTCCTGTCGGATGCAGCACTGT
Coding sequences:
- a CDS encoding TPR repeat-containing protein, with amino-acid sequence MADHIQWFLLRGGPIPADIQATSPRIKELATSLADADFKFVLLSSESRAALSSASNLFDGFNVAGPSSESSANVDPIIKLITAIALLHSFVQINWTGPDLSFTPLDVLDASSSSIENLNAASLPFLTLHGEPAYHLSQHSVFFLLARRLFLSLEADSNALPTLPLWLLRLHLVHLSLLDEPVSQPETLLDSIKTLLDNPAVQADQDLIAQIHLELGLLHYSLGTDKHANQEFLTAAKASGLEFELTGALGKKTKYQVAAHSQLVLLAESRKRDGENDEVEKESAAEEKAVLPESLLLNDDTLLEETEFTKVTRDTSSTTRLAHLDPSAQPALHPLDQSLLISFCLAQSNNTPSSGLTAQQMMPFLSRVISHPRNWSVHTTALLLRSRLEATRSRTVERSTLQLQALIDQMPTSDSEPKERLRYFHQLPLPSKWEMERELAKRFMSVGVIRSALEIFTRLEMWEDAIMCMQKMDKEEEAIDIVKDLLAGKKVESDLMPTLGRANISESRKQKLTAAREGKLWCLLGDLCLGTEAAQRDPSSARETAVEYYEKGWEVSEHTSSRAMRSLGSLYMGTQEYEKAIACFNSALEINPLYARVWFTLGVAFLRLEKWKDARDAFRKQVGVDEDDAEGWNNLAAVYLRLEEEGFPKDQLPPPVSYENKLLAFRALRQGLRYAYANWRMWQNYMIVAIDVGELSEAARAMTRIVEELANRDPEHAIDADVLDKLVDSVTRDDFSLSKDESTKVVPKTSNEGFGLLPIVERLFDVVILPRISDSPRVWRTHARLLRWKEDWEGAMEDYLRAWRFGPVQDETVERDLGKWKDAVGELEDLVAVLSVLGPKAKAAQEEQGEKKKKGDWKFQARGLVRTFMGRTKESFEGEKDWQRLQDLMEELKRSD
- a CDS encoding iron-sulfur clusters transporter ATM1, mitochondrial, with the protein product MGFGSCSRHALFTPAAFSGSFTTMTTSCFKRVYTAQIHGGDALGKRLPSVSSFSGQLPRHGLHRQSLAFFSTSHRRQTSPPPSPRTTSQSPTVPSKASTTPPTSLNTSKPIATESQDKTDWSIIVKLAGNIWPKNNPNVKFRVIGALTLLVAGKVLNVQVPFFFKTIVDSLNVPITESTTVWVLAGASIAGYGAARILTTLFGELRNAVFASVAQNAIRKVARETFEHLLNMDMKFHLERQTGGLTRAIDRGTKGISFILSSIVFHVIPTALEISMVCGILSWKFGWDFAAVTAITMLLYTWFTIKTTAWRTTFRKQANAADNKGATVAVDSLINYEAVKSFNNEKYEVAQYDTTLKAYEKASVKIATSLAALNSGQNFIFSSALTMMMLLGAQGIVKGTMTVGDLVLVNQLVFQLSLPLNFLGTVYRELRQSLIDMDVMFNLQSLNSAIKDTPTAKPLHLKGGEIEFRNVAFAYHPERPIFRDLSFKIPAGQKVAIVGPSGCGKSTVFRLLFRFYDSNSGQILIDGQDIKTVTLDSLRRSIGVVPQDTPLFHADILHNIRYGNLEATDEQVYEAARKAHVEGTIQRLPEKYATKVGERGLMISGGEKQRLAVARVLLKDPPVLFFDEATSALDVYTETELMRNINSILTGQGKTSVFIAHRLRTISDADLIIVLQDGYVAEQGTHEQLLAMPGGVYHRLWQAQLTESTQPTDEEIERQREELEVVDEKKKQ